From the genome of Podospora bellae-mahoneyi strain CBS 112042 chromosome 2, whole genome shotgun sequence:
caagctcaaccccctcctccacctcaacctccccctcaaccaagccCTGTCACGAGACGATCAACAAGGAGCAGTACCGCACGGGAGCCCGATTTCTATGCTGAGGTAAACACGAGCACTGGGCGTAAGAACAGTAGTAAAAATAATCACTGGCGCGGGAGATTCGGGTGATTAGGATATAGACACCCAGAAAAGCGTGAATTTTGGTGTGGCTTGCAGCTGGCTTCTGGAATTTGGTCAACAAGCGAGGAGTATTAGTAATGTGTAAAAGTCATGTTTGGAGAGGGTCTTAGATGCATTCTGAAAGTGTCTGCTTGTGGTTTTCTTCAGAGTAAGGTTCGAAAGAACGGAGGAGAATTGCATACTTGTTTTCAGGTTGTGCAGCCATTTCAACATCGCGTTCAGTTGTGAATGTAACCTTGTGTGAtactggtgttgttgatgttatAGTGAATTCTCTCGCAAGTAATTACGTCTCTGAATGACCATCCCCAGCCCCATCACGTCACAACAAAAActcatcttcctccatccAAGTCAGAATCAAATTACTACTACGCGTTTAAACCGAACCGCTGtatcaaccacccctccttctagtccctcaccccatcatcaaaacaaccaaccaaaccacccttccgtctcctccaccctctcacgcacctcctcctctttgactctcacccccagccccctcctcctcatccgcttcatactccttctccttctcaatctccttaCTTACCCTCCATTTCTGTTCCAACATTGAAAAGGGCTTATCCCGACTATACCcccgcttcttcttgttcgtcttatccacatccccctcataCGCTTTAATCTCCTCAGCTTCCTTTATCTTGTTTAATATACTTGTCAGTTCCGGCTCCGCTTCCTCGTCATTCTTGACAATAatctcttccctccccttcttcaacctcttcctcgcgCTACTCCCCAACTTCTTCGTGGCAGTAGTCTCACTCTCCacagcaacatcctcccccattAAATACTTCaaatcatcacccccaaaccccccactcTGAAACTCGTTCTTccccttgatcttcttcctcttctgcttcttcttgttcctcaccccttcccccttccccccaccaGCTTCGGTCCCAGCAATATCactctccctctcatcccaatcccccctctccttcccacccccctccccctcaacctcctcaataacccccaaatccaacatcgccaacccagcctcgtcaactctctccttccaccccatccctcGTCTCGTATCGCCATACATCGTCCCCACCACAAACGGCATACCCTTCCTCCTTTcaaactcccactcctcccaccacccatcccacctcctctcgtcctcccccaccgtcaactgtatcctcctcctcaaccacctccaatCCACCCCCGTCCGACGACAAAAAGCCTGCTCCGTATCCAGCAGCACCGTCCGATGCGGCGCCAGAAAGCAGATAACATCCCAAATCAACGCTTGGGCAAAATGCCTGTAGCCGATCGCCACAAAATAGTACAGCACCCTCAAGACAAGTAAAAACGGCGTGGCGACAAAGAGCAAAAGCCGAAGATACCTCAGGATGGAGCCAACAAGGAAAAAGACGCCGAAGAGGTAGGAAATCACCTAGTatatgacgaggaggagtgcAATCAGTCCAACAATCTTGTGCTACGCTGATGATtcggacgaggaagaaggggagacgAGGTTGGACGAGGATTCCTCGTGGATCGTCTCTGTCAGTAACCCCTGAAGCCGAGGTTTCTGAGGGCGTTGCTTgatggaggcggcggggatCAAAAAGTTGGCTTGGTTGGAGGATGACATGACGGCTGTTGTGGCGCTGCTGTCCCAGGGGTCGTCGTCGGTTCCAAAGGATAGGGAGCTAGTGCTGTCGACCGAGCCGGGAGTAACGGGGAGGTCCATTTTTTGCTGTTTGTATGTCATGGCGCCTGGAggtttgttgggggtggCAGTCCGCTTAGAagtgctggtgctgatgctggtgctggtgctggtgagggcTAGAAATTGTTCTGTGATGAACACTATGAGGGCGCCGGTTGTGAAGCCTATTACTGCTGCGTAGAGGAGCTAACGATAAAGTCAGTAGGAACCGTCAGAGATGCATAAGGATCACGTACCAAGATGGGCAACGGCTTAAGCTCCAGAAAGATATGGATTACAATCCCGAACGGGGCTGTCGCCAAGTTGAAGACGGCTCTAGTAGgagagatgatgaagaatgaAATCACACTCCAGATTGTCTGCAAACTCCAAATGGTGACAGTCTTGGTAATCAACCAAGGCCAATACAAGGTACCGAAGATGGTCCTGAGCAGCGTGAGACTGGTTCTCTCGGAaacgggggcggtggtgctgttgacgAGAACAGTGAGAGGATCCATAGTCGAGCTACCGCAGATATAAACGAGTGTcggagttgttgttgttgttgttgttgttgttgttgttgttgttgttgttgttgtggtggtggtggtggtggtggtggtggggtgggggtggtgggtggtgggtgaaaTGCTACTGGATACTTCGCGGGGGCATCTTGACAGTGGAGGTGACGGGAGATGCAGTGTAAGCGGCTGCAAAGTGTTGAGGCAAGAGCGACTACTTCTTGGGGTCCATTGCTGGTGCCTTCTCAACAGCGACAGCGGATGCAAATGCCATCCGAAAGTGCAGGCACGATGGGTTTCATGTGTAAGTGTGATGTCCAGAGCCTCCTTCCTTGGAATGTATGTAATCATGGGTGATGATGCAAGACCGGCAGTGACGGGACAGGGGGGCTCCTGGGCAGTGATGCAGGGGAGTGAGAATGAATTGTGGTGCAGGGCCAAGGTAACTTTTGAGACCCCGGTATTAGCATATCGATTTGAGCTTCACATCAAGGTTTATGAAGTGAAACCTTGAATTCTTATTCTCACAACGACAGAACTATTCTGAAACCTACTTATTCGAAGCAGGAAATTCATCTGACATTTCACTCTCAGTAGCTTAATCTTCTCAGCAAATTGAGATATATCAACTCTTCTCACCAGCGACTCAACCCACActcacaaccaccagcaacatcaccactcaactcaaccaaccaccacctatAACCACCATGACCGAAGCAATGGATCtcgacccccctccccccaccagcaccacctccctccccaaactcaaaaCCTCCAAActtctcctcaccaccctaaccctccccacaccccccttctcctacgccaacctcacccttctaaccccctccccctccacaacccaacaacagctcgaccccctcctcctgaaATCCTACCTAACCTCCGCTTTATCTCAATTCCTCGGCCAAACCGGCGCCGCCATCCCAATCGACATCCTCCAAGTCGGccctgcctcctcctgggtccgcctcccccgccccgACCTCGCCGCATTCACCGCAGCAATCGCCTCATTCAGCGGTCTAAACAACGGGAAAGAAAAACTGGTGCTCAGAGTAGAGGCAGCCGGGGATTTCCTCGGGGCTCTTGTCGACAGAGGGGAGGAACGTGAGATTTGGGGAAAGTGATTTCTCTTTTTGGAcatgtttgttttgttcacAAAAAAGTGGGACAGCATATGGAAAGAGGAGACAGAGAGGAAGGAAACATTTTTGCGGAAAAGGGATGGCacaggttgttgttggagttgaCACCCAAGTTATAGAGGCGGAAAACAGGGCGGGATGTTTACCAGGGAGAAAACAGAAAACTGTTCTCGTTCCAAAAGATCTGAAttcgatttttttttttcattctTTCTGTTCGGCCATGTTTATGATGCTATATAGCGAGAATATCTTCTTGCCAGTGTTGGTTttgtccaccatcatcatacaTTGGATATCATACCAGCCggtcaccaccaagcaaccaGCCATGAACCCCTACCGCCCTCAAAACGCCATGCTAATGATGCTCCCCAATTTCCCTTGCGTGAGCGGAGCCAGTCTTGTCTTCTTCGTACATGCATTTATTCTCGACTGCAACCTGTCGCTTACATGAGCGAGGACATCATGCTCGAGTTGGCGTAGGCCTGCGAGATAAAACGTCAGCTTTGGTGTGTCGTAGGGTTGGGGGAAAGGAAACCTTACCATCGGCCGGATATTTGGATGAGGCACGGCATCAAACTGTGTGAATCTAAGCTTGAGATCAGGGCCGATATTGATGAAGGCGCCCTTGTTCTCCGTCATGTCGCAGTACTTGGGCGCGGAGAAGACTGGATTCAGTGTTAACATAATGTCGGTAAAGAGAAGGGTTGAGTTGAAACATACCAGTGATGCACTTTCCAtcatgctcctcctcataACCCGCCATCCTGACCTCGTGCGATCTAATAACCGCCTCCAACCCGTTCTTCTCACAGAACCTCCTGGTAACGTCCGGACCGAACTGCATACCCACACCACGCTTGCTTGGTCCACGACCGGGCTCCGACTGAGGATCTGTCCACAAcatctccatcatcaaaccGGCCTGGCCGGGCTGCCTCTGCTTATGCCTGTCGAGCTTCCTGATATCATCCAGCGTTACGTTGTCGTCTGAGAACAAACCGCCGTGCAGAACAAAGTATTTCTTGCCAACAAGTGTTGCCAGGGGCAGGGCAGAGAAGCTCTCAGAGAACAGCTTGAAGATCCTCTCGTTGTACTTGGCCTTGCACTCGCCCTCGAAGCCGTACACTCTGTTCATGTCGTCTGTTTCGTGGTTGCCAcggttgatgaagaagttCTTGGGGCGGAGCCACTTGTTGGCgtagagaagaagggcgatTTCGGTGGACCACGAGCCTCTGTCGACAAAGTCGCCGTTGAAGAGATACCAGTGCTTGTCGCTGGGAGTGCCGTTTATCCGGAAGAGTTCCATAAGATCAAAGTATTGACCTGTGTTTGGTCAGTGCCTGTACCCTTGATACGATaccaaagaagaaaaccTACCGTGTGTATCACCGCAAACTGTGAGCTCGACATCCTCAGgaatctccacctccaccatcgtAGGCTCGTCATACACCAGCTTCTTGACCGCAATGACAATTTGGTACACATATTTCTTGTGTATGGTCTTGCCGTTCTTGAACCTCTCCGTCATGTCATCGATAAACTCTTGTGTCATTTCACTCCCTAACCTCACACCATCATACGAGTCTTCCACATGCATCGAGTCGACATCGAGTCCGTCAGCAACCGATGGctcatccccaacctcgatcGCCTCGAAGAAGGCAAGTTGCCTGACGGCCTTTTGGCACTCGAcaagcttgagcttggcATCCTTATTACCAGGGTCGATCTTGACACAGGTCTGAAAGTCCTTGACGGCCTCCTTGGGCTTGAGGATGGCTACGTAGGCGGTGGCTCGGCGGTAGTAGGCCTTGATCATCCCTGGGTTCAGCTCGATGGCTTTCGTCGCGTCCCTGATCGCATAGCCGTAGGCTTCTGTCTTCATGTATGCCTATTTCACATACCAATATGCATAGGTTagtaaaacaaaaaaagtgGTGACGTCGGGTTCCTGAAAGCTACCCACCTGAGCTCTGTTTGACCAGAATGTTGGCTCCTTGTCGTTCAGCTCGATGGCCTGGGAGTAAAAGTCAATGGCGGTTGGCCAGTCATGGGCGGCAAAGGCCTTGTTTCCCTGGTTCTTCAAGGCCACGGCCTGCTCCTCTGGTGTAGCCATCTCGCCGTCCTCCTTTTCCGGTTCGGGCTGCGCTTTTCTTGACCACAGGAACATGCGCGGGGTTGGGACGAATGGGTGACAGGGCCGGAGGTTTTGTTTGGGAAAGATAGATGTATATCTAAACCGGCCGCTGGTGCTTTTCGGAAAGAGAGAATAAATCCACGGTGGCAAGCTTGCTGAAACGATAGTTTCTTCTGTCTTGCGGGAAGCGCAAATAGCAATGAATCGGAGGTGCCTGGAACGGGTCGCTGCGTGCGGTTGAGACCTGGGCGAGAACTGCAGGACCCCACAGTATTTGCTTTTAAACGGTACTAGCGTATCATCTTATCTGATGGGTATCGATAGGCGGAGTTCAATGTATCTGGCATGCTCTAGCGGTTTCTTCCTTGTAGGAGCATCATATTCCAGACCCATCTTCCCGACTCCGccatctttttttgttgtaCTTTGTGCTGCTCTCTCCGACTTTCAAGATGTTGACTATACGTCCACGAGCTTCGCCCCGTTACAGTAATGCTCCCCTGGTCGACCCAGGTTGCAAATCAAATGACAGGGATAGCTGAATATCTATCAAGGTGCACCAGGGGACGTCTCGGCAATCATGCATTTGCCCTTTTGTCATTATGCGATAAACATTTTGATTCTGGCCACTAGCCTTGGCGCCGACAGTCGAGTACGATGGCAAGGAGTCAAAGGACCCGGCAGTCTGGTTTGTCTGGGGAGCCACGTGCCGGTCAACGGCTAGGCCGGTCCAGTTGTGGCCTGGTCTTGACCATGAAAGTGACAGGACGGGCTCCCATGCGGTGGCCTGGAGCCTCCTTAGCTGGCCGGTTGGCGCACCATACCATTGTCTGTCGGGTCTAATAATTGCATTGTCTGTACTCCCTGGTGAAATTCTCCAAGACCAGATATCTCCAACCCAAGGACCGTTGACAACTCCGTCCGGTTTTTGAAAGGATTCGATATAAAAACGCCGCGCCCTATGCATGAAGGAACGGAATATTAATATGTTCCCTGTCACCTCGACGAGTCGTCTGATGAGGACTCGTCGCTATCATCGATGAAACCTTCCTCCAAGCTACGAGGTGTTAGCATACCATCCCAAGACATCAAAGGGCCATTCCCGCTTACTCTCTGCTTAACCTCCTCGAGCTGTCAATACTGTCACCAATGTTTCCACCTCTTCCGGTAGActcatccacatcctccagctcttcccCGTCTTCTGAATCAAACGACGGCCGACCACCAACAACGAGCCGATCAGCAAAGCCTGTGCTCCACCTAGAGGTCAATATCAGGCTACTAAGGCCGCCTGTTATCCTGGCCCTGAGCGAAGATGTCTGTTCGGATAAAGTATCTATTGGGAGGTACTGGCTGTAACGGTTTCGATAGCGTTGCCACAAGGGGTAGAGGACAAACGTCGACAGGAGGAAGAGTATCAGAGATATTATGGCGGGGACAACCAGCGTCTGGGAGAAAAAAATCATGTTAGTACATGTTCACTGCGAACTTGTTCTCAGAAGCTGACGGATATCTGGATACCTTGACGGCTGAGAATGTGGCTCCCATGGTGTGGAGGTGTTCCAGAAGCAACAGTTGAGATTCTTCGGAGGGTGAGCTGCGTCGCAAAGTCTGAGTGTGAGGATGCTAATGAGAACCACTCCAGTTGCATACATAGAATGTGCCCGCAAGAGGCAGCGAGGCTCTgtcaatcaatcaatccaCATGTCAGAAGCAGGACGGAAACGCGAAGCCTTGCTTGCTGCACGTCAACGAGCTCCAGCTTGGCACTCCGATTATTGTGGGGCCACGGACAATCACCCGCAACCCACCGTgcccacccaacccacagTGGACCCTACCCGTCAGCGGCGGCGCCCGCTTTTAAGCAGCGAGGGTCTGTCTGTTCTGGCGGTTGATGAGATCCGGTATGGATGTCTCTGCACATGCTGAGGTTGTGCAAACTACTCCTAATATGTCTCCAACTAGCACCATTTCAGCTGCCTTGAAGACAATGGTGGCGGCAATGATCCCCATGCCCATCGGAGGCTCAGGAGCAAACGTACCGGTGGCCGTGGACAACTTATCAGGCTGATCTACCACGGACACGTCGTGGTTTATTACCGCGCCCGTCTTTGGGCATCTTTGGTGTTCTAGTTATCCACTAGAAAGCGGGATAGCGACTCTAAGACCACCGTTGGAAATGAGCACCCCTCGTGACAAACGGGGACCAGGAAATTGCCAACAAAAATAGACGCCTGGCGGGGTTACCTACCCAGTACTTACCTTACTCAACCTCAACTGACACCTCCGgtctgctgttgctgcttgctcCTTTGGGGACAGAGTGATGAGAACAGGCTCGGAAACACAGAGCATCAAGTTGAAACAACATTTATCCCTCGCAACCACGCAACCTAaggagggagttggttgaagaagaggaaggaaaaAGCGCGGGGTTGAAGAACAGGGTTCACCACCCAGCCGCACAGACCACCACATGGCCCCTGTCTGAAAATATCCAGGGGCTGATTTGGGCTAGGCCAGTTTCAGACCAGCGAACCCCCTTTGTCGACCCGTCCAGAGGCTCATCGGCTCATCGCACACTCCTCCATTCCTTATCGATTCTGAGAGATCCAGGGTGGTCCCCAGCTTCGCGTTCATTTTGTTATCCAGCCCGACAGAGAGCATCCCGGAGGTGTTTTGTGTTTTCGCAGGCCTTGCATCattctttcctttttcaAAAGAGACACCTATCAATGTTTCTCTTCTGTATGTCCGCTGCTTGAGgttcgctgctgctgctgctgttggaaaAAGCTTAATGCTAAACAGTGCCGGTTTATGCCACACAGAAAGACAACCTACCACCCCCGGCTCTGCGAATCGCGGAATACAACCCCGGCCGCTTCCCACAAGAACATGAATGATGCGATGCGCTCTTGGTTTGAGACACCGAGTCCATTGACGACGCCTTCTATCTTCTCCCGAGCCGACCCACTGCTGCCTCAGCATTGATCGAATTGCTCCAAGAGCTTCCCTTTTCCCAGTTTCCACATCTAGCTTGCTTGAGCTTAAGCCTCTAGCCGCAACCGAACGGCTGTTTCACGCCGTACCATCCATCCGGcgaacgacgacgacgaccacaCCATGTCATCCCACGACAAGGCGAGGGCTTCCAGCGGGAAGGcctcgtccttcttccaccgatccaagaacaaggtcgACAAGCGAACCACGGCCAACGATGCCCAATACTTGGCCACCGACAACGACGGTGCCAGCTCTGTACACTCGCGCAGCTCGCGCCACCAACGAGAGTCCTCGGTCATCTCTCTCGATCGCCCAGACTCATCCGGCTCCGGCATCAATAACATGGCCGGAGTCATGACCACAATCCCATACGATGCCGTCCCGAGCGGCCGCCGCTCGCCCGTTCCCGTGGAATATCTCCCACAAGGCGATCAGATGCCCATTCGACTTCAACCGCACCACTTAAACAAGGCCACCAGCGATTTTCATCAGTACCCAACTTTTGATACCCCTCAGCATGCTTCTAGTCCTAACCTCAGCACACCGCGCGTGCCCGCACACGCCTCTCCGAGCATATCTAATATCACAATGGCTACCACAGGCCGCCAGGCCCAATTTCAACAATGGGGACCGCCGCGAGAGGGCGGAAGTTCCAACAATTCCCGCTACAATTCATACATGACGACCACAACCAGGAGCTCTGGAGACAACGCAAGCATCATGTCAGGTAATACAGGATCCTACCATGACCAGGCCCAGGCCCAAGGACACAATCGCTTATCAAGAACAGCTTTGCCAAGCGCCTCTTCGCAGTCTTCCTTTTTGTCGCCGCACTCCCCCGCTCCCAGGGACGCCCGCAATACCAAGTTCCCGTCCGGATTCCCGAACAGCGACGGTTTCCAGTTTCCAAGGCCCACCGACGAATCGATCATCGAGCAAATGTTCCTTGCGCTCATGCAAAAAAGAGGATGGCACAATCTTCCGGACCAGGCCAAACGACAGATGGTGGCATACCCAGCCGACAAGAAATGGACCCTCATCTACCAGGACCGGCTTGCCGAGTGGCAGGGCGACCAGAAACGGAGACAGACCGCCAGGACAGGTCAGTACAGCAATGTTGATCTGACCCAGCTGCCAGACGAAGAGGGAAGCCCCGAATGGTACGTGCGCAAGGTTATGGAAAATGCGCTCGACTCGAAGGGCTTGGGCAGTTTGGAGGTCAACCTGCGGACGCAGCAGATCGGCTGGGTGAAGCGGTTTATCGAGTGCCAGGGTCAGGTTGCTTTGACGAACGTGCTGCTCAAGATCAACCGGAGGACGGTCAACGGCCCGACTCAGGACTCTGGAAAGGGCGACAAGAACCTCGATAAGGAGTACGACATTGTCAAGTGCCTCAAGGCGTTGATGAACAACAAGTTTGGAGCGGAAGATGCGCTGGCCCACCAGCAGGTCCTTGTGGCCTTGGTTGTGTCTTTGATATCGCCTCGGCTGACGACCCGGAAGCTGGTCAGCGAAGTGTTGACCTTTTTGTGCCATTGGAACGAGGGCAAGGGGCAGCTCAAGGTGATTGAGGCGATGGACGTGGTCAAGAATCAGCAAGGAGAAAACGGGAGGTTTGATGCCTGGATGCGCCTTGTGGAGGTCACCATTGATGGGCGGGGCAAGATGGGCAGCTTGGTCGGCGCGAGCGAGGAGGTACGCAGCGGTGGCATCGGCATGGAGAACCTGCTGATGGAATACGCCGTGGCCACGCTCATCTTGATCAACATGTTCATCGACGCCCCTGAAAAGGACCTCCAGATGCGTGTGCATATTCGTGCGCAGTTTACGGCATGCGGCATCAAGCGGATGCTGAACAAGATGGAGGCGTTTCAGTACGACCTCATCGACAAGCAGATCGAGAGGTTCCGAACCAACGAGGCCATTGACTATGAGGATATGTTTGAGAGGGAGAACAGCAGTATCAAGGACAGCGTGGAGGGGGAAGTCAGGGACCTCAATGACCCAGTACAGATTGTTGACGCTATTCAGCAGCGGCTGAAGGGGAGTAAAACGCAGGATTACTTCATCTCGGCTTTGCAGCATTTACTTTTAATCAGGGAGAATGATGGCGAGGAACGGTTGCGCATGTTCCAGCTGGTGGATGCCATGTTGAGTTATGTGGCTATGGATCGGCGTTTGCCGGATATGGACCTGAAGCAAAGCCTGAATTTTACTGTGCAAAACCTTCTCGACAAGCTGCATACCGACTCGGAAGCTCGACAGGCTTTCGATGAAGCTACTGAGCAACGGCGCATTGCCGAGGCTGCCCTGGCAGAGCGCGATGAGCTTAGAGAAAGGATAGCGATGGGCGCCGATGGCCTCGTGGCCAAGCTTCAGAAGCAGATTGATGAACAGGCCAGGTTTATCGATGCTCAAAGACGACAGGCCGAGGGTCTCAAGTCTGAGATGGATAACCTCCAGACGCTCAGAGCGAAGGAGGCCCAGCGTTACGAGTTGGAAACACGCGAGCTGTATCTCATGCTTCGCGATGCCCAGGATGTTGCTGCTTCCAACGCTGCCAAGGGTAACAAGctcggggaggaggatccaGCTGCCATGAAGGGCATTTTGGATCGCGAGAGGCTCATGAGCCGTCTTCAGATGCAGCTTGAGCGACAAAAGACGGTGTATAAGCTGGAAGGCAGAGTCTGGGGAGAGTCTGTGGGTCCATCAGACAGAC
Proteins encoded in this window:
- a CDS encoding hypothetical protein (EggNog:ENOG503P6TF); translation: MTEAMDLDPPPPTSTTSLPKLKTSKLLLTTLTLPTPPFSYANLTLLTPSPSTTQQQLDPLLLKSYLTSALSQFLGQTGAAIPIDILQVGPASSWVRLPRPDLAAFTAAIASFSGLNNGKEKLVLRVEAAGDFLGALVDRGEEREIWGK
- the PPT1 gene encoding Palmitoyl-protein thioesterase 1 (EggNog:ENOG503NU3F; BUSCO:EOG09261M78; COG:T), encoding MFLWSRKAQPEPEKEDGEMATPEEQAVALKNQGNKAFAAHDWPTAIDFYSQAIELNDKEPTFWSNRAQAYMKTEAYGYAIRDATKAIELNPGMIKAYYRRATAYVAILKPKEAVKDFQTCVKIDPGNKDAKLKLVECQKAVRQLAFFEAIEVGDEPSVADGLDVDSMHVEDSYDGVRLGSEMTQEFIDDMTERFKNGKTIHKKYVYQIVIAVKKLVYDEPTMVEVEIPEDVELTVCGDTHGQYFDLMELFRINGTPSDKHWYLFNGDFVDRGSWSTEIALLLYANKWLRPKNFFINRGNHETDDMNRVYGFEGECKAKYNERIFKLFSESFSALPLATLVGKKYFVLHGGLFSDDNVTLDDIRKLDRHKQRQPGQAGLMMEMLWTDPQSEPGRGPSKRGVGMQFGPDVTRRFCEKNGLEAVIRSHEVRMAGYEEEHDGKCITVFSAPKYCDMTENKGAFINIGPDLKLRFTQFDAVPHPNIRPMAYANSSMMSSLM
- a CDS encoding hypothetical protein (EggNog:ENOG503P5FS); this encodes MGATFSAVKTLVVPAIISLILFLLSTFVLYPLWQRYRNRYSQYLPIDTLSEQTSSLRARITGGLSSLILTSRWSTGFADRLVVGGRPSFDSEDGEELEDVDESTGRGGNIGDSIDSSRRLSRDLEEGFIDDSDESSSDDSSR